The following nucleotide sequence is from Psychroflexus torquis ATCC 700755.
AAAAAGCTTTAAGAAGTAGGGTTTTAAAAAATTCTACGCCTAATCTTCTATAAATAATTGTCAAGCTTTTTGAGTTTTTAATTTGATAATACGAGCTCGGCAATAGCGCGTTCGTTTTATAGACAAAACCCAGAAAGGCAAAAACACCTGTGATAAATAGATTTAGAACTAGTGAAATACCAAAGATTGCAATCCAAGAAAATTCAGCCGCATTTGTATGGATTAATAAATTAAGTAATTCTATTGACTGATAAGCTAGAAAAATTGAAAACAAAGAAAATAGCAATTTCTTAATCATTAGAATTGAGCATTTTACGGTTTAGTTTATTTTGAATTGGGAGTTCATTTTATTTATTAGTTTTTTTTGTACTTATTCTAGCATCAGTATAAACCCTAATTTTGGATGTTTTATGAGGTCTATATTCACCATAAGTCCTAGTTTACCTATCAAATATAATCGATTTTTTAATACACCAAGTACTTCTTAATCTCGTGAGCTTCATAAACCATTATTTCCTATCTGTAAACATCAATATATTTTATATTTGTAAAAAAAACAGAAGATGGATACGAAAGTAAGAGTGAGATTTGCCCCAAGTCCAACAGGGCCACTTCATATTGGAGGCGTAAGAACTGCTTTGTATAACTACTTGTTTGCTAAAAAACACCAAGGTGATTTTTTACTAAGAATTGAAGACACCGACCAAAACCGATTTGTAGAGGGTGCAGAGCAGTATATTAAAGAAACTTTGGAATGGTGTGGAATCCCATACGATGAAGGTCCAGGAAAGCCAGGGAATTGTGGGCCTTATAAGCAAAGTGATCGCAAGGAAATCTACGTGGAGCATGTAGATAAATTGATCCAAAGCAATAATGCTTACTACGCCTTTGACACTCCTGAAGACTTGGAGGTGAAGCGCAAAGAAGCAGAGCAAGACCACACGAAATTCAGTTACGGACCAAAAAATAGAAATCAACTCAATAATTCCTTAACTCTTTCTGCGGAAGAGCTGCAGACAAAATTGGATAACAAGGAGAACTATGTTATTCGTTTTAAGACAAAATCGTCTGTAACACTCTCCATTCATGATGAAATTAGAGGGTTTATAGAAGTGGATTCTGAAGTCCTAGATGATAAGGTTCTATTTAAAAGCGACGGCTTGCCAACTTACCACTTAGCAAATATTGTCGATGATCATCTCATGAGAATTACACATGTAATTCGCGGGGAGGAATGGTTACCTTCACTACCCCTTCACATTTCTTTATACGAAGCTTTTGGTTGGGAGACTCCAAAATTTGCTCACTTGCCTCTTATTTTGAAACCAAGTGGAAAAGGAAAATTGAGTAAACGAGATGGAGACCAACTTGGGTTTCCTGTATTTCCTTTAGAATGGAAAGACCCTAAAACAGGAGCTACCTCTTCGGGATATCGCGAGGAAGGATTTTTCCCAGAAACCTTAGTTAACATGTTGGCCTTACTAGGTTGGAATGATGGAACCGAAAAAGAATTTTTTTCTATAAAAGAGCTTACAGAATCTTTTGAACTAGAAAGGGTTCATAAATCTGGAGCTAAGTTTGATCATGAAAAAACAGAATGGTTTCAGCATCACTATATGCAAGAGATGTCCGTCTCCAAATTGGTTCAGGAGTTTTCAATAATCCTGAAGGAGAAGGGAGTAGATGTTCAACAAGCTTACGTGGAGGAAGTCGTTGAAAAAATACGGGAAAGAGCTGCGTTTGTATCAGAATTTTGGGAGTTGTCTTCTTTTTACTTTGAATCGCCTAAAGAATTTGATTCGAAATCGGCTAAAAAAGCCTGGAAAAATGATTCACAAGAATGGATGCGAGCTTTAATCGGAAAGCTGGAAAGTATTGAAGATTTTTCTCAAACCCATGTTCAGAGTGAAGTCAAAGAATGGATCAACACCCAAGGTCTAAGTTTTGGTAAAATTATGCAACCCTTAAGGCTCGCTTTGGTAGGGGCTATGAGTGGACCTGATGTTTTTCATATCGCTGCTTGCATCGGTAAAGAGGACAGTATATATAGACTGAATTATGCCATTGAGAAATTGGCTTAATCTTTTAGTTTTTCGGTGCAATGCAGTCGGAAAAGGTTTATTTTTATATAAATTTTATAACTAATTATTATGGGAACATTTGCAGGTATTTTTATAGTGGTAATTGTTTTTTTTATCATTATAAGTGGAATTTTCACAGTGAAGCAACAAACAGCAGCTTTGGTGGAACGCTTCGGGAAATTTTTGAGTATAAGGAATTCAGGACTGCATTTTAAAGTTCCATTAGTGGACCGTATTGCAGGGAAAATAAATCTTAAAATTCAGCAACTGGATGTCAATATAGAGACTAAAACCAAAGATGATGTGTTTGTTATTCTTAAAGTGTCGGTTCAGTATCAAGTGACTCGAGCTAGAATTTACGATGCTTTTTATAAACTAGAGAGCCCAAGTGCTCAAATTACATCTTATGTTTTTGATGTGGTTCGAGCGGAAGTGCCAAAAATGAAATTGGATGATGTTTTTGTGCGCAAAGACGATGTTGCAAATGCTGTAAAGTCAGAACTTAATGATGCTATGCTAGACTATGGTTACGACATCATAAGAACACTTGTCACAGACATTGATCCCGATGATAAGGTAAAGGCATCTATGAACCGAATTAATGCCTCAGAACGAGAAAAAATAGCAGCTGAGTTTGAAGGTGAAACAGAGCGAATTAAAATCGTTGCTGTAGCCAGAGCCGAAGCAGAAAGCAAACGACTCCAAGGACAAGGGATTGCAGATCAACGTAGAGAAATAGCTAGAGGTCTCGAGGAAAGTGTTGAGGTACTTAATAAAGTAGGAATTAACTCTCAGGAAGCTTCAGCATTAATTGTGGTGACTCAACATTACGATACCCTTCAATCTATAGGAAGCCAAACCAACTCCAACCTTATCCTTATGCCAAATTCTCCTGAAGCGGGCAGCAATATGCTAAACGACATGATTGCTTCTTTTACCGCCGCTAGCCAGATTGGTGATGAGATGAAAAAGCAAAATGATCGCAAAGCGATTCAAGAAAAACCAGATTAAATATAAAAGTTTGGTAGACAGACATTAAAAAAGGCTTGTGAAAATTTCACAAGCCTTTTTTAATGTCTAAAACTATTCATACCAATTTAGTTTTTAAATGAGGCATTAAAAATTATACTACGACGTAACTCAGCACAGGTTTTTTACTTAGGTGAGGAAAAATATATAAGCATAACACTAGTTACGGTTCTATTTTATCACGATTTGTAATACCAAATTATATTTATAATGCCGTATGAATAAATTGAATTATACTTCGACGTGGCTCAGTACAGGTTTTTTGATTGATTGAAATCAAAAATAACTAGCATAGCCTTAGCTACGGTAATTATTTTTAATAAAAAGCAGGTGAAAAAAGCCTGTGCCGAATTCATTTCGGTAAAACGATTTATTGAGACATTATAGGTCTAATTTGGTATAAGTCAAAAAAGCCTGTGTCGAACTCGTTTCGGTAAAACTGATTTTATACGACATTTGAATGCTAAATAAGTATAAGACTCATAGTCCAAACTTTCTCAATATCTGAGTTCCTATTTTAGCATAAACAGCTTTCTGGCCAAAATAAGAGATAAACTCAGCTATAATATTTGTGAACGAAAAAGCACGCCTGATATACACTAAATCAATATTAGCTTTTTGCTTACTAATTTGAGTTTTGAGTTTAAGAATCTTTAGATCCTTATCGATTTCCTTAAATGAATTGTATTTCTTCATCAGTCTGAAGTTTCAGTTTCTTCAAGTCCTTTTTTTAACTCCTCGTCTAAATCAGTATCTGAACTTAAAAGGCTATTTAAGAATGAAAACACTGGTTTTTCCAATAATTTTTTTCCGAAGATACTTACGATAATAAGTATTATACCATAGAAACCTCCAACTACAAAAAATCCATAAGACACCGATCCCAATTTATCACCTATCAAAAAGGCGAAACCCAAAGACACAAAAAAGAGTACTAAAATTAAGATTCCTATTTTAAGTATAAAACGTCCTCCACTGACTATGCTTAAGGCAGATTTCTTAAAGAGATCAAGCTTGTAAAATTCAATAGAATTTTTTATGACATCCTTGGTATCTTGAGATAAGTTATCAAAGTGATCACCTAAATGATTCTCCATGAAGAAATTTTAAGGATTATTTATTCTTCAATTCTTCTTGAAGATTAGAATTTTTCTTTTTCAATTGGTCCAATTCACTTTCAAGTTTGCTCAGCATTCCGTCAGCTTTAGTACTAGCATTAGAAAAAGTTTTATCTAACTTTTCCTCGATGCTTTTTTTTGCTTCTTCAGAAAAAGCAGACAAATGAGAAGATGTTTCTTTATACTTCTTATTTAAGTTTTCTTGTAGATGATCTGCTTCATCTCTCAACTGTTTTCTAGTTTTTTCTCCACTTTGTGGTGCATACAATAATCCTAAACCTACTCCGAGAGCTGTACCGGTTAATAGTGCTAAAATTGTATTTCCTGTCTTATTTCCCATTTTATTAATATTTTATTAATATTAGTTTCAAATTTAAGGAGAACCTAGAGTTATCCCTGTTAATAACCGGTTAATAAATGATTTAACTCAAAAATTTAAGACTTTAGCCACGTTTTAAAATTGATCTCTTTTTGTATAATAGCTTTTACTTCAGACATAGGAACACGCTGTTGCTCCATCGTATCTCGATGGCGAATAGTCACACAATGATCTTCTTTAGTGTCATGATCTACGGTAATACAAAACGGGGTTCCTGCTGCATCTTGTCTCCTGTAGCGTCTCCCTACAGCATCCTTTTCATCATAAACAACATTGAAATCCCATTGCAACTCCTTAAGAAGTTCTTTAGCAATTTCTGGTAAGCCATCTTTCTTCAATAGTGGAAACACAGCCGCTTTTACGGGGGCAAGTATAGAAGGGAGCTTTAATACCGTTCTTGAGCTACCGTCCTTAAGAGTTTCCTCTTGTAAAGCACTCGAAAAAACAGCTAGAAACATTCTATCTAAACCTATTGAGGTTTCAATGACATAAGGCACATAATTTTCACCAAGCTCTGGGTCGAAAAATTGAAGTTTTTTTCCAGATAGATTTTCATGCGCTTTAAGGTCAAAATCTGTTCTTGAGTGAATCCCCTCCAATTCCTTAAAGCCAAAAGGAAAATTGAATTCAATATCGGTAGCGGCATTGGCATAATGCGCCATCTTTTCGTGATCATGGAATCTGTAGTTCTCTTCACCAAGATTTAAAGATTGGTGCCATTTTGTTCTTAACACTTTCCAGTGTTCAAACCATTTGAGTTCTTCTCCAGGACGAACAAAATATTGCATTTCCATTTGTTCAAATTCCCGCTGGCGAAATATAAACTGTCTAGCGACTATTTCATTTCTAAAGGCTTTTCCGATTTGGGCAATCCCAAAAGGGATTTTTAGCCTCCCCGATTTTTGGACATTGGCAAAATTCACAAAAATTCCTTGGGCGGTCTCTGGCCGTAAATAGAGATCGGTTGCCGATTCTGCAGAAGCGCCCAACTTGGTGCCAAACATCAAGTTGAATTGCCTCACTTTGGTCCAGTCTCTAGATCCGCTTACTGGGCAAGCTATTTCCAGTTCTTCGATAAGGGCTTTGACATCATCTAAATCTTCATTGGTTAATGAAGTCGCTAATCGCGTTAAGATTTCTTTGGATTGAGATCTGTACTTGACAACTCTAGGATGAGTGCTTACAAATTCAGCTTCATCGAAAGCATCTCCAAAACGCTTTTTGGCTTTTGCAATTTCCTTTTGTGCCTTTTGTTCTATCTTTTCGGCATAGTCTTCGACCAAAACATCTGCCCGGTATCTTTTTTTAGAATCCTTATTATCGATCATAGGATCATTAAAAGCATCTACGTGACCAGACGCTTTCCACGTGTTGGGATGCATGAGGATTGCAGCATCTAAGCCGACTATCTCTTCATGAAGGTGGACCATACTTTTCCACCAATAGGCTTTAATGTTGTTTTTGAGTTCAACTCCATTTTGCCCATAATCATAAACAGCACTTAAGCCATCATAGATTTCACTGGAGGAAAATATATAACCATACTCCTTAGCATGGGATATTACGTGTTTGAATTTGTCTTGCTCTTTTGCCATACCGCAAAAGTAAAAAAACGCTTCTTGATAATGCGTTTTCGACTGTAAATTATTGACACTTTATATGTTGAGGTTCTACCTTCTTCTTTTTTTATTCTGAAACTATTTTTTCCCTAACTTTAATCAATTAATTTATCTTCAGATGTTTAAGGACTTTAAAAACTTATTATTTCCCAAACTCTGTGCCTGCTGTGATCAAGTCTTACTGAAAGAGGAAGCCTTTATATGTACGTTTTGTAGGCATGAATTACCGCTTTACGCCAACTTTTTTGATGGCCATCACGATTTGCATAAGATCCTTTACGGCAGGGTCCAGCTCGAACGGGCTGCAAGTCTGTTCTATTTTGAAAAAAAGGGACCTATCCAAGCTTTAATTCACGATCTAAAATATAGGGGCAATAAAGAACTGAGTTTTTACTTAGGCAGTTGGTTAGGAGAAATTTTGTTTGAAGCAGGTTGGCAAAGGAGTATTGATGTCGTTATTCCAGTTCCTTTACATAGACAGCGGATGAGAGAAAGAGGCTATAACCAAGTAGAAGGTTTTGGAAAAGCTATTGCTGAAAAGCTGTCTGCAAAGTACACCGATACCATCTTAAAAAGACGTTCTAATTCCAAAACTCAGGTATTCAAAAGCCGAATGGCAAGGTCTGAAGTTATCGGTAATAATTTCTACGCAGAACATCTGCAAGAGGTGTCTGGTCAACATATACTACTTGTGGATGATTTGGTAACTACTGGAGCCACCTTAGAAGCCTGTTATTTAGCTTTGAATGAGGCTGAGGGTATAAAACTAAACATTGCAACGATGGCCATTACCAAATAATAAAATCTATATTTTATTGTTTCTTTGTATAAAATAATTCCCGAAAATGAGAGTTCACTTTTCACGACTAACAGTGTGTATTGTATTAGTTTCTATTCTTTCCTCTTGTGCCCAAAGAGGACGACCAGATGGTGGACCCAGAGATCTAGATCCACCAAAATTTGTGAATTCCACCCCAGAAAATTATACGACCAATTATAAAAAAAATCAGGTTATTATCAATTTCAATGAATTTGTGAAATTGGAAGATGCTAGTCAGAAAATTTTCTTTTCACCTCCTATAGAACCCCGTCCTAGCATTTTTCCTATGGGACAGGCGAGTAGAAATGTGAGGCTGGATATTCCTAGAGATTCGCTAGAAGGCAACACCACCTACACCGTTAATTTTGGAAAAAGCATAGAAGATAATAACGAAGGCAATAAACTCCCTTATTTTAAATATGTGTTTTCCACGGGTAACTATGTGGACTCGCTTCAAGTAGAGGGCAATGTGTTTGATGCTTTCAGTAGAATATCTGATGAAAATATTTCTGTAATGCTTTATGCTTTAGATTCGAACTATACGGATTCTCTTGTTTATGAAGGCAAACCGAGATATATTTCTTTTGTTAGAGATTCGACCTCCTTGTTTAGTGTGGATAATATAAAGCCAGGAAATTATAAAATGGTGGCGATCTCCGATAAAAATAACAACTATAAATTTGATCCCGCTCAAGATAAAATAGGATTTGTAAGTGATACCGTTAAAATTCCTTCAGATCAACTCTACGATATTCTTGTCTTTAAAGAAGAGCTAGAGTTTGAAGCGGTTAGACCTAAGCAGGTCTCCAAGCAACAGTTTGAATTTGGTTTTAAGGGAACTCTTGAAGACTATAAAATCGATCTGATTTCTGAGGCGCCTCAAGATTTTAAGGCGAAATACTTTAAAGATCAAGACATCGACACCATTCACTATTGGTATAAACCCTACCTGGAAAAGGACAGCTTGTTGTTTACCTTCAGTAATCAAGGTCGAATAGATACATTGGAAATCAGACCAAAGCAAATTGAAGAAGACTCTTTAAAAATTTCAGAAGTAACTATTAAAAAGAACAAATTGCTAACTGATTTTAAACTAAAAGCAAACACCCCGATAGTTAGCTTTGAAAAAGACTCCATTAGCTTTATCAATCAAGACTCCTTGGCTATCGATTTTGAATTAGCCCTAGATACGTTGTATAATCAACTGACTTTCAAATTTGAAAAAGAAGAGAAACAATCTTATAAAATAGACTTATTACCAGGTGCTATTGCCGATTTTTTTGAGACTCAAAATGATAGCTTAAGTTTTAGATACAGTACAAAGGCATTGGCAGACTTTGGAAATCTCAATCTCACCATCACCAATATTGAAGAATTTCCCATTATTGTTGAATTGGTGAATGAGAAAGGGGACGTTGAATCTACGGTATATGAAACCGAAAAATCCACGGTTAATTTCAAATTGATTACGCCGGGGTCTTACTTTATAAGATTGGTATATGATAAAAACGCCAATGGGAAATGGGATACAGGAAACTTTCTGAAGAGGGTAAACCCCGAACCTGTCCTCTACGAAGCACAGCCAGTTGAAATTCGCGCCAATTGGGATGTGCAGTTAAGTATCACTCTATATTAGAATAGTCGTGTCCAATTAGACTATAAGACCGATGTATTACCATGCATTAGACTTGATTTTACTTATCCATCATAATCTTAAATTGGATTATAGGGGATAGTCGAAGGACAAATTGGTATTACTCACGAGTTCAAGTAGGATGGCATAATTCCGTTTTAAAAACCCCATTAATTTCTACTGCTTCTTTTTTGCTGCCTATCGCAGATGCTCGTGATAGTGGTTTTTACAATAAATAGGACACAAGACCTTATCCGATTTGCCAATGGTTGTTTTTTCACCTATGTCGTATTTATTTTTCACAAAACCTCCATTAGGACGTAACTTTAGGCTATCCGTTCTTAACGGTTAATTACCTTTAAATGATTAAAAAAGTAGTTTTATAAGGTTTGTTTTAACTCATTTAGGTAATCAAGGGATGATTTATTTATGACTAAAAACAATGAAAGCAACTAAAGATCAAAGTATGTATCGCAAAGCTGTAAAGACACCAACGAAAACCCTTGGAGCACCCCACACACTTTACGTCAAAGTATTGCCACACCCCTTATGGAACGGCGGACAAGCTTAAGACATATCCAGATCGCTTTAGGGCATAATAGCTCAAAAACCACAGAAATTTATACTAGAGTTTTAGCGATGAATAACAAAACAATAAAAAGTCCATTGGATATTATGTATGAAAGTGTTAGTTTAGATAAAAATAAAACAACGTCCTAAATAGATATATACCCTATAATGAAGATTTGAATAGGGTTTATACGGATGTTGGCTATTATATAAAATGACACGTAAAGAATTCGACATATCACTTTATCATATAATTTTTGGAGATTTAAGAAAATACCAAAACCTAATTGAAACTTTCTTAAGTACTCAAAAAAAAGAGCTTGAAGAAAACACCAATGAAGTTGACGTTAATGACCAAATGAATGATAGTGAAAAATACGAAAAATATTTAGATTTGATTGGTACAGAAAGTTATGAGAAATTTGAAAAGTATCATGATATAGCTAGACTATTTCCCCATAACTTTAGAGTTTCTTTTTTGACTCAAGTTATCTCAGTAATTGAAAAAGAGTTAAAAAGATTATGTAATGATTTAGGAAACATAAAAAACCAAACCTTTATGGTTGCTGATTTAAAAGGGAGTAACGACTTTCTAAAATGTAAAGAGTATTTAAAAAAAATTTCAAGTATTGATTTTAACTCAATAAATGCCGAATGGGAATATATTTTACAATGTAAATCTCTTAGAAATAATTTAGTCCATTCAGGTAATATAATTAAAATGGATAATAAAAAATTAGTCAACTTTATAAAAAACAATGACTCTTTTGATTGTGAATATGAAGAATTTATAGATAAAAAGGAAGACATAGTGACCTTCGTAATAGTCAACAGTAAATTAATTGACAAATTGATTAATCAATCTCAAAAGCTATTTGAAAATCTGTTAGGCTTAAAATACAATAGCTAACACTATATATAGCAAATTGGGCGATTAGTACTTAATCCAATGGTTGTTGTCTATTTGCAAAGTCGCCAAATCTTTTGATTTGGTATTAAAAGAGAAAAATTAAAACAAAATAAAAAGATTTGGCTTGTGGTAAACCGAAAGTAATCGCTTATTTTCTGCCCAACTTGCCATATATTTAACGTTACCCAACATTAAAAACACAACTATAGAAAAATGAGTACAGGAAAAATTTTAGGAGGAATATTAGTAGGAGTTGGTGCAATAGCTGCTGCTCCATTTACAGGAGGAGGTTCATTATTTGCAGCTGGAGTTTCACTATCAGCAGCACTTGGAGGAACTGCAGTCGCAGCTGCAGTTGGCGCAGGAATTGCAGGTGGAACTGCAGGAGCTGTAATGGCTAATAAAGAAAACAAAGAAAAAGATCAGGCTAATAAAAACCATTTTAACGAAGGCGTTAAATCTGGAGAGAATGAAACTAAACAAAAATTTAATTCTATTTTAAAAACACAAAAAGATAGAGATGAATTAATGTTGATTTCAATAAAAATAGGCGTTTATGTTAGTAAAGTTGATGGTGTTATCGATAAAAAAGAATTAGAAGAATTAAATAAACTTTGTCTTTTTATTAAACAAAATCCAACTACACCTCAATTTATAAAAGATGAGGTAAATATAATAATAAATTCTAGTATAACTTTCTCTGAATTAAATACAGAAATTGATAAATTTTTGGAAACAAAATCTGAAAGTTACAAATCACAAACAATTATATTTTTTGATAAATTAATAGAAACAATTATTAATGCTGATAAATATGTACATACGAAAGAATCTGAATTTTTAAAGAATTGGAGAAAAAAATACCAAAATTAAGTATATGCAGAATAGTTTAGATAAATACTATGATATTTCATTAAATGATAAAGGTTTTAATGAGTTAAACAAAACTCATTTTAAAAATAGTAAAAAAGTAACTTCTCAGTACGAACTTGATAATGTTGAAAAAATAATTTGCTGGATAACTGGACTTTCTGCAGGTTTAGTAGATGCCTTTTTTGTAACAAACTATAAAAACCTAAACACAGAAAATGTTACTAAAATTAAGGATAATTTACACTTAAAGAATACAGGAAAAGTAAATGAAGCTGTTGACAATAGAATCAAAAATTTATTTTCACAAGATAAAATTTCTGAACTAGAACAAAAATTTAAAGTTCCTTACGATGCATCTTCAAGTAAAAATTTAAGTGAATATGTCAGTGGTTTAAACCCTAAAACACATAGAATTCAATCATTAGGCCACGATCCTATTTTAGGATTTTATTATGGTATTAGAGATATTTTAAGAGGTCAATTTACTGCAATTGATAATGCTGGAGATTTAATTACTCAAAGTATCTCTAGTAATAATGCTATCGGTATGAATTTATTTAAAGCAATTGCTTTACAATTTGGACATTTATGTTCTGACATTTCTACACCAGCTGGACTACCAATACCTTTTATGTCTCAATTGTTAAGATTAAAAGGAGGAAATGTTGAAGGTTTTTCTTTTAATAGATTAATTAAAAATATGTATGCCAAGGGTTATAATTTTAACCACTTGTTATCAATGAGTGTACCTGCTTTAATAATTGAAGTTTTAACTAGATTATCGTATTTTGTTTATTCCTTATCTAAAGGTTTAAGCTTTAAAGAATCAATTCCAATCAATAAAGTAAAATTAGATAAATTACTTTTCAATTCTTACTTAATCGCATCTGGTTGTAATGGTGTTAAAATGATAGCTACAAACGGAAATGTTTTTGCTTTTAATCCAGTACTTTGGTCAGGAACGTTAAAATATGGATTTACCGAATTCAAAAGATATTTAAAAAATGAAAAGGAAGTAGAAAGACATAAATATGTAATTGAAATATACAAACAGAACGAAGTTGAATTAGACCTATCGATTGAAGATAATCTTAAGTACTACAAATAAAAAACGTAGGCTAATAACTAAGCATATGGCTTGCCGATAGGCCAAAGCTATATGATTTGTTGACTGATCCGGTATTTTTAAATAAGGGGGAATTCGATGAGTTGGCAGGAACCTTACAAGAGGAGAAGGTTGTTTTTAGAGTGCTTTGCATCCCTTTTTATTCAGTTGCTTATCTAAATAAGGTACTTTTTAGGGAGATCATGCTTTTTTTGTGTGAGAATCTGCTGTTTTTTATCATTTTCCTTCAGTTTAGGCACTAGTAAGTCAAGGCTCTTTTTAGAACTGTTTTTTAATTTTTGTATTCCAGTTTATTCTTTATAATTTTTTTGTAATCCTTTGGTGGACCTCGACTGTCAAAAGTAAAAAGTGTGATCAAGGTTTGCTTTTTACAACTCGGACAACAGCGATGTAAGGACTTCTCTTGAGTGGCAAAGGTTAATATGTGTGCCAAGTTTTTATCTCTTAATTGCAGTTGTAATAGCGGCAACTTCTCTTTTTTCCAACTGCTGCTCAAAAACCCATAATGCCTTATTCGGGTAAAGCCTTTGGAAAGAATATGGAGTTGAAAACGCCGTATAAATTCTTTAGTGGAGAGTGTTAGTGTGGTTTTTTGCCCACCTTTTCTATAGTCTTTTAAACTAAATGTAATCCTCCTTTTTTCTTTATCAATCGACAAGATACGGTGATTACTTATCGCTATTTTATGGGTGTACCTACCTAAATATTCAATCACATGTTCTGGTTTTCCAAAAGGAGATTTGGCATACACCACCCACTCTTTTTTAAACAACTTATCATATAAAGATTGCGGTAATTGGGGAAGTGCCTTTCGTAATTTGGACACAAAACGACCTCTAAATTTATCACTCATCGCCTCTACTGAAAATAGAAAATCATCTTTTGCTGTTCCTCTTTTCCAGAATCCTGCCTCACAAACACCTCCCTCTGGGACAATACAGTGCAAATGTGGGTGTAATTGCAAATTCTGTCCCCAAGTATGTAGCACGGCAATCATCCCTAGTTTTGCACCTAGATGTTTGGGGTTGTGTCCAAAGGCAATAAGGTTTCCCATGCGCTATCAAATAAGATCTTATATAGCACTTTGGGATAAGGTATTGCCACAGAATTGAGATGGTCTGGGAGTGTAAAAACAACATGAAAATAAGGCACAGGAAGGAGTTCTTGCGTTCTTGCAGCAACCCACTCATGCTGCTTATGCCCTTGGCAAGTAGGACAATGCCTATTGCGACAGGAATTGAATTGCAAATGGAGCTTCTTGCAATTCATACACCAATCTAAATGTCCACCAAGAGCTTTAGTGCGGCATTTTCTTATCGCATGCAAAGCTCTTTTATTCCAACTGGTATAGGCTATTTCTTGTAGATGATCTACCTCTAGATTCAATACCTCTGCTACTCTATGTTTGGGTTGCATTAGTTTGTAAACAAGGTATCCAGTGGACTAAATTTAGCAGAGCTAACTAGGTCAACCACCTGCAAATAAACCAACGTGGTTTCTATATAAGCAAGGCAGCGCAAGTAATTGTTTAAGGTGCTTTTTGCTTTACTAGTGATGGCAAAGCTCTGTGTGAGTTTACCTACTAATACCTCAAATTCTGGAACTCCGTTCAAAGCGATTTGCTCAATAATCTTACTTTTTTTTTATACATCATTATAGATATTTTGTGAATCCATTAAGATAATGTATTTTTATAACTAACTGAAAAAGCTTCCGAGGTACGAGGATTAGTTCAACACAGTATATAATTTATTGCTGGC
It contains:
- the gltX gene encoding glutamate--tRNA ligase; the encoded protein is MDTKVRVRFAPSPTGPLHIGGVRTALYNYLFAKKHQGDFLLRIEDTDQNRFVEGAEQYIKETLEWCGIPYDEGPGKPGNCGPYKQSDRKEIYVEHVDKLIQSNNAYYAFDTPEDLEVKRKEAEQDHTKFSYGPKNRNQLNNSLTLSAEELQTKLDNKENYVIRFKTKSSVTLSIHDEIRGFIEVDSEVLDDKVLFKSDGLPTYHLANIVDDHLMRITHVIRGEEWLPSLPLHISLYEAFGWETPKFAHLPLILKPSGKGKLSKRDGDQLGFPVFPLEWKDPKTGATSSGYREEGFFPETLVNMLALLGWNDGTEKEFFSIKELTESFELERVHKSGAKFDHEKTEWFQHHYMQEMSVSKLVQEFSIILKEKGVDVQQAYVEEVVEKIRERAAFVSEFWELSSFYFESPKEFDSKSAKKAWKNDSQEWMRALIGKLESIEDFSQTHVQSEVKEWINTQGLSFGKIMQPLRLALVGAMSGPDVFHIAACIGKEDSIYRLNYAIEKLA
- a CDS encoding SPFH domain-containing protein, coding for MGTFAGIFIVVIVFFIIISGIFTVKQQTAALVERFGKFLSIRNSGLHFKVPLVDRIAGKINLKIQQLDVNIETKTKDDVFVILKVSVQYQVTRARIYDAFYKLESPSAQITSYVFDVVRAEVPKMKLDDVFVRKDDVANAVKSELNDAMLDYGYDIIRTLVTDIDPDDKVKASMNRINASEREKIAAEFEGETERIKIVAVARAEAESKRLQGQGIADQRREIARGLEESVEVLNKVGINSQEASALIVVTQHYDTLQSIGSQTNSNLILMPNSPEAGSNMLNDMIASFTAASQIGDEMKKQNDRKAIQEKPD
- a CDS encoding DUF6327 family protein; protein product: MKKYNSFKEIDKDLKILKLKTQISKQKANIDLVYIRRAFSFTNIIAEFISYFGQKAVYAKIGTQILRKFGL
- a CDS encoding YtxH domain-containing protein, translating into MGNKTGNTILALLTGTALGVGLGLLYAPQSGEKTRKQLRDEADHLQENLNKKYKETSSHLSAFSEEAKKSIEEKLDKTFSNASTKADGMLSKLESELDQLKKKNSNLQEELKNK
- a CDS encoding glycine--tRNA ligase — its product is MAKEQDKFKHVISHAKEYGYIFSSSEIYDGLSAVYDYGQNGVELKNNIKAYWWKSMVHLHEEIVGLDAAILMHPNTWKASGHVDAFNDPMIDNKDSKKRYRADVLVEDYAEKIEQKAQKEIAKAKKRFGDAFDEAEFVSTHPRVVKYRSQSKEILTRLATSLTNEDLDDVKALIEELEIACPVSGSRDWTKVRQFNLMFGTKLGASAESATDLYLRPETAQGIFVNFANVQKSGRLKIPFGIAQIGKAFRNEIVARQFIFRQREFEQMEMQYFVRPGEELKWFEHWKVLRTKWHQSLNLGEENYRFHDHEKMAHYANAATDIEFNFPFGFKELEGIHSRTDFDLKAHENLSGKKLQFFDPELGENYVPYVIETSIGLDRMFLAVFSSALQEETLKDGSSRTVLKLPSILAPVKAAVFPLLKKDGLPEIAKELLKELQWDFNVVYDEKDAVGRRYRRQDAAGTPFCITVDHDTKEDHCVTIRHRDTMEQQRVPMSEVKAIIQKEINFKTWLKS
- a CDS encoding ComF family protein → MFKDFKNLLFPKLCACCDQVLLKEEAFICTFCRHELPLYANFFDGHHDLHKILYGRVQLERAASLFYFEKKGPIQALIHDLKYRGNKELSFYLGSWLGEILFEAGWQRSIDVVIPVPLHRQRMRERGYNQVEGFGKAIAEKLSAKYTDTILKRRSNSKTQVFKSRMARSEVIGNNFYAEHLQEVSGQHILLVDDLVTTGATLEACYLALNEAEGIKLNIATMAITK